One genomic segment of Devosia sp. includes these proteins:
- a CDS encoding UDP-N-acetylmuramoyl-L-alanyl-D-glutamate--2,6-diaminopimelate ligase: MSLSVTQLLEGSGARPKKGLGAVFGLNSDSRRIEPGDIFFALPGAKVHGNQFVTDAVERGALAVVTDLAPPGDPGVPVIVVKDVRAAYARAASRVFEPQPEIQVAVTGTNGKTSVASFVRQIWDHAGVPGASIGTLGIQTGKRTIDGALTTPDSRTLHQAMRALKAQGIDHVALEASSHGLDQRRLDGIHFEAVAFTNLSRDHLDYHADMDEYRNAKLRLFTDLLVDGGAAIVNVDDPEHEQFMFAALSASATLLTVGREGAYIEILSIKPEGYGQRVEVRHIGEKVNFHLKIPGEFQVSNALVAAALAMSSGVDKADAFAALPELVGARGRLELVAEHNGAAIFVDYSHKPEALRMALATLRPYAKGKLRVVFGCGGDRDKGKRPQMGEIASDLADVVIVTDDNPRTEDAAAIRAEVLAGAKGAQEVADRKQAIIEAVKSLQPGDVLLVAGKGHETYQIIGTTKHHFSDHEEVAAAIKG, encoded by the coding sequence GTGTCACTCAGCGTAACCCAGCTTCTCGAAGGCTCCGGCGCCCGTCCCAAGAAGGGGCTTGGCGCGGTATTCGGGCTGAATTCGGATAGCCGCCGGATCGAGCCGGGCGATATCTTCTTTGCCCTGCCGGGGGCCAAGGTGCACGGCAATCAGTTCGTCACCGACGCCGTGGAGCGCGGTGCCCTTGCCGTGGTCACCGATCTTGCCCCGCCCGGCGATCCCGGTGTGCCGGTAATCGTCGTCAAGGATGTGCGGGCCGCCTATGCCCGCGCCGCATCCCGCGTGTTCGAGCCGCAGCCGGAAATCCAGGTCGCGGTGACCGGCACCAATGGCAAAACTTCGGTCGCGTCCTTCGTCCGGCAGATCTGGGATCACGCCGGCGTTCCGGGCGCCAGCATCGGCACCCTCGGCATCCAGACAGGCAAGCGCACCATCGATGGGGCCCTGACGACGCCAGATTCACGCACGCTGCATCAGGCCATGCGGGCGCTCAAGGCGCAGGGCATCGATCACGTGGCGCTGGAGGCTTCCAGTCATGGTCTGGATCAGCGGCGCCTCGACGGCATTCACTTCGAGGCCGTCGCCTTCACCAATCTCAGCCGCGACCATCTCGACTATCACGCCGACATGGACGAGTACCGCAATGCCAAGCTGCGTCTGTTCACCGACCTTCTGGTCGATGGCGGCGCCGCCATCGTCAATGTCGACGATCCCGAGCATGAACAGTTCATGTTCGCCGCCCTTTCGGCCAGCGCCACCTTGCTGACGGTGGGCCGGGAAGGCGCCTACATCGAAATTCTGTCCATCAAGCCGGAAGGCTATGGCCAGCGCGTCGAGGTGCGTCACATCGGCGAGAAGGTCAATTTCCACCTCAAGATTCCGGGCGAATTCCAGGTGTCCAACGCCCTTGTGGCCGCGGCCCTGGCTATGTCCTCTGGTGTTGACAAGGCCGATGCCTTTGCCGCGCTTCCCGAACTCGTAGGCGCGCGCGGCCGTCTGGAACTGGTGGCCGAGCACAATGGCGCGGCTATTTTTGTGGATTACTCGCACAAGCCCGAAGCCCTGCGCATGGCACTGGCGACGCTGCGGCCCTATGCCAAGGGCAAGCTGCGCGTTGTTTTCGGGTGCGGCGGCGATCGCGACAAGGGCAAGCGCCCTCAAATGGGCGAAATTGCCAGTGACCTTGCCGATGTCGTCATCGTGACCGACGACAATCCGCGCACGGAAGATGCTGCCGCAATCCGCGCAGAAGTGCTCGCGGGGGCCAAGGGGGCGCAGGAAGTTGCTGATCGCAAGCAGGCCATCATCGAGGCCGTCAAGTCGCTGCAGCCGGGCGATGTTCTGCTCGTCGCCGGCAAGGGCCACGAGACCTACCAGATCATCGGCACCACCAAGCACCACTTTTCCGACCATGAGGAAGTCGCGGCGGCCATCAAGGGTTAG
- a CDS encoding helix-turn-helix transcriptional regulator, translating to MGKGPPGISNTIRTLRFHAGEMTQAALAEKVGVTRQTIVAIEQGRYSPSLEVAFRIAHVFSVPLEDVFQWSPQGSGSD from the coding sequence ATGGGTAAAGGACCTCCAGGCATCAGCAATACGATCCGCACCCTGCGCTTCCATGCCGGCGAAATGACCCAGGCGGCATTGGCCGAAAAGGTCGGCGTCACGCGGCAAACCATCGTGGCGATCGAGCAGGGGCGCTATTCGCCGTCGCTCGAAGTGGCATTTCGCATCGCCCATGTCTTTTCCGTTCCGCTTGAAGACGTTTTCCAATGGAGCCCGCAGGGTTCGGGTTCGGACTAG
- a CDS encoding ATP-binding protein, whose amino-acid sequence MPISSKTLVRSTALLLLVGLLALVGIVGTTIWLVERTQLYFNEVIEAREARSAAVDLRAMVQDAIASERGYIITQDNKYLEPYLAAVPQIDETLARLESVLLPYPQAAEPMQQLREDITFKLSEMARIVDLVQGGQRAEAAEIIRTDTGKEAMDRANTFFAGLISAADMRLEQGADDQRSTANLLRIVSVVGALVIFGVVGGAIVVALKYTQEIANARREVEEANLGLEARVLERTADLGKANEEIQRFAYIVTHDLRAPLVNIMGFTSELETGVEAVKAYMEGQPDSADPEDLEGQQARLAATEDLPEAVTFIRAATRKMDGLINAILKISREGRRQLKPEKVNLAEVAENSAAAVQHQVAESDGAVETDIRVPNIITDKLSIEQVLGNMLDNAVKYRDPERPLRIAIRGRHTTGNRVVLEIEDNGRGIADTDHERVFELFRRSGSQTQPGEGIGLAHVRTMVRSLGGDVTLRSKLGEGTTFVINLPRDLRGYMGSTGA is encoded by the coding sequence ATGCCGATATCCAGCAAGACCTTGGTGCGTTCGACCGCACTGCTGTTGCTCGTGGGCCTATTGGCCCTTGTCGGCATTGTCGGCACGACGATCTGGCTGGTCGAACGCACCCAACTTTACTTCAACGAAGTGATCGAAGCCCGCGAGGCCCGTTCTGCGGCGGTGGACCTGCGGGCCATGGTGCAGGACGCCATTGCCAGCGAGCGCGGCTATATCATCACCCAGGACAACAAATATCTGGAGCCCTATCTGGCGGCCGTTCCGCAGATCGACGAAACCCTGGCGCGCCTTGAATCCGTGCTCCTGCCCTACCCGCAAGCCGCCGAACCCATGCAGCAATTGCGTGAGGACATCACGTTCAAGCTGAGCGAAATGGCCCGCATCGTCGATCTGGTTCAGGGCGGACAGCGCGCTGAGGCCGCCGAGATCATCCGGACCGACACCGGCAAGGAAGCGATGGACCGGGCCAATACCTTCTTTGCCGGCCTGATTTCCGCCGCCGATATGCGCCTCGAACAAGGTGCTGACGACCAGCGCTCGACGGCCAACCTCTTGCGCATTGTCTCGGTAGTCGGCGCCCTGGTGATTTTCGGAGTGGTGGGCGGGGCCATCGTGGTGGCCCTGAAATACACCCAGGAAATCGCCAATGCGCGGCGGGAGGTCGAGGAGGCCAATCTTGGCCTCGAAGCGCGTGTTCTCGAACGCACGGCCGACCTGGGCAAGGCCAATGAGGAAATCCAGCGCTTTGCCTATATCGTGACTCACGACCTGCGTGCGCCGCTGGTGAACATCATGGGCTTTACCAGCGAGCTCGAAACCGGGGTCGAGGCGGTGAAGGCCTATATGGAAGGCCAGCCCGACAGCGCCGATCCAGAAGACCTCGAGGGCCAGCAGGCGCGCCTCGCCGCCACCGAGGACCTGCCCGAGGCTGTGACCTTCATCCGTGCCGCCACACGCAAGATGGATGGCCTGATCAATGCCATCCTGAAAATTTCGCGCGAAGGCCGGCGCCAGTTGAAGCCGGAAAAGGTCAACCTGGCCGAAGTCGCCGAAAACAGCGCTGCCGCCGTCCAGCACCAGGTCGCCGAGAGCGACGGCGCGGTCGAGACCGACATCCGCGTGCCCAACATCATCACGGACAAGCTCTCCATCGAGCAGGTCCTTGGCAATATGCTGGACAATGCCGTGAAATATCGTGACCCTGAGCGACCATTGCGCATTGCCATTCGCGGCAGGCACACGACAGGGAACCGGGTCGTTCTCGAGATCGAGGACAATGGCCGGGGCATCGCCGATACCGACCATGAGCGGGTATTCGAGCTGTTCCGCCGGTCCGGCTCGCAAACTCAACCGGGTGAGGGCATCGGGCTTGCCCATGTCCGCACCATGGTGCGCAGCCTTGGTGGAGATGTGACACTCAGATCCAAGCTTGGCGAGGGCACCACCTTTGTCATAAACCTGCCGCGCGACCTTCGCGGCTATATGGGGAGTACAGGCGCATGA
- a CDS encoding NAD(P)-dependent alcohol dehydrogenase translates to MKVATQDRYGGPDVITVKERDQPVPGPGEVLIAVHASTVTLADCAFRKADPFIVRFFGGLWRPKADVLGDNIAGVVAAIGEGVTRFAVGQRVHGSVGVALGGMAEFVCVSEDAAIVPVPEGQDFLGLGGLSYGYLTAMPFIRDEARVKAGDRVLINGAGGSIGAAAVQLARYFGAEVTAVASGRHRELALQLGADHFIDRQEADFTLARDAYDVIFDAVGKSSFAASRQALKPGGIYLTTVPSWAIMGLMLRGGQKHGRRGRLATTGLRPVAEKLADLRILNELLAKGAIRPVTDRVFSLAEIADAHRYVEGETKAGDVLVLMPVAEAAQAGKVTMTLVPGPSP, encoded by the coding sequence ATGAAAGTCGCGACGCAAGACCGCTATGGCGGGCCGGATGTCATCACCGTCAAAGAGCGGGACCAGCCGGTTCCGGGACCGGGGGAGGTGCTGATCGCAGTCCATGCGAGCACGGTCACCCTGGCCGACTGCGCCTTCCGCAAGGCCGATCCGTTCATCGTCCGGTTTTTTGGCGGTCTGTGGCGGCCCAAGGCAGATGTTCTCGGGGACAACATAGCCGGCGTCGTGGCGGCTATCGGTGAAGGCGTCACCCGGTTTGCCGTCGGGCAGCGGGTGCACGGTTCGGTGGGTGTCGCGCTTGGCGGCATGGCGGAGTTTGTTTGCGTGAGCGAGGATGCCGCCATCGTGCCGGTGCCGGAAGGGCAGGATTTTCTGGGGCTGGGCGGGCTCAGCTATGGCTACCTCACGGCCATGCCGTTCATCCGCGACGAGGCCAGAGTAAAGGCCGGGGATCGCGTGCTGATCAACGGCGCCGGCGGCAGCATTGGGGCGGCAGCGGTTCAACTGGCGCGATATTTCGGTGCCGAGGTGACGGCCGTGGCCTCTGGGCGTCATCGCGAGCTTGCGCTGCAGCTGGGCGCGGACCATTTCATCGACCGGCAAGAGGCCGATTTCACCCTTGCGCGGGACGCCTATGACGTGATCTTCGACGCTGTCGGCAAGTCGAGCTTTGCGGCATCACGGCAGGCGCTGAAGCCCGGTGGCATTTATCTTACGACGGTGCCGTCATGGGCCATCATGGGATTGATGCTGCGGGGCGGGCAGAAGCATGGGCGGCGCGGCCGGCTGGCAACAACAGGCCTGCGCCCGGTCGCCGAAAAGCTTGCCGATCTACGCATCCTCAATGAGCTCCTGGCCAAGGGCGCGATTCGGCCGGTCACGGACCGGGTCTTTTCGCTGGCCGAGATTGCCGATGCGCACCGCTATGTCGAAGGCGAAACCAAGGCAGGGGACGTTCTGGTGCTCATGCCGGTGGCCGAGGCCGCTCAGGCCGGGAAGGTCACGATGACCTTGGTACCGGGCCCCTCGCCATAA
- a CDS encoding saccharopine dehydrogenase family protein produces the protein MKKNLLIIGAGGVAQVSAFKAAMHNDVLGDIHIASRTLSKCEAIIGGILEKKALKRPGVLAAHHLDALDIEATKALIRRTKSQIVINAGSSFLNMSVLRACLDTGAAYIDTAIHEDPAKVCETPPWYGNYEWKHREECERKGVTAILGAGFDPGVVNAYAALAANAYFDRIDSIDIIDVNAGSHGRYFATNFDPEINFREFTGTVWSWQESQWTANKMFEVQRSDDLPVVGTHTTYLTGHDEIHSLSANLDVPDIRFWMGFGEHYINVFTVLNNLGLLSEQPVTTAEGLDVVPLKVVKAVLPDPMSLAPDYSGKTFIGDLVKGIRDGAEAELLVYNISDHEEAYAETDSQAISYTAGVPAVAAAMLIARGEWDCHHMANVEELPPVPFIDLLGRMGLPTRVRDAQGDRAFNPAEFRTSRSRTAQVGGA, from the coding sequence TTGAAAAAGAACCTGTTGATCATCGGCGCCGGAGGTGTCGCGCAAGTTTCTGCCTTTAAGGCAGCCATGCACAACGATGTGCTCGGAGACATCCATATTGCCTCCCGCACACTCTCGAAATGCGAAGCCATCATTGGCGGCATTCTCGAGAAAAAGGCGCTGAAGCGCCCGGGCGTCCTGGCCGCCCATCATCTCGATGCACTCGATATCGAGGCGACAAAGGCCCTGATCCGGCGGACCAAGAGCCAGATCGTCATCAATGCCGGTTCGTCCTTCCTCAATATGAGCGTGCTGCGTGCCTGTCTCGATACGGGCGCGGCCTATATCGACACGGCCATCCACGAGGATCCTGCCAAGGTGTGCGAAACCCCGCCCTGGTATGGTAATTACGAGTGGAAGCACCGTGAGGAATGCGAGCGCAAGGGCGTTACCGCCATTCTTGGCGCGGGCTTTGATCCCGGCGTGGTCAACGCCTATGCGGCCCTGGCCGCGAATGCCTATTTCGACCGGATCGATTCCATCGATATAATCGATGTGAATGCCGGCAGTCATGGCCGCTATTTTGCGACCAATTTCGATCCCGAGATCAACTTCCGCGAATTCACCGGCACCGTCTGGAGCTGGCAGGAGAGCCAGTGGACAGCGAACAAGATGTTCGAGGTGCAGCGCTCGGACGACCTGCCGGTCGTGGGCACGCACACCACCTATCTCACCGGCCACGATGAGATCCATTCGCTGTCGGCCAATCTCGACGTGCCCGATATCCGGTTCTGGATGGGCTTTGGCGAGCATTACATCAACGTCTTCACGGTGCTGAATAATCTCGGCCTGCTCTCCGAGCAGCCGGTCACCACTGCAGAGGGGCTCGATGTTGTTCCGCTCAAGGTGGTCAAGGCGGTGTTGCCCGATCCGATGTCTCTGGCGCCCGATTATTCCGGCAAGACCTTCATCGGTGACCTCGTCAAGGGCATCCGCGACGGCGCCGAGGCCGAGTTGCTGGTCTACAATATCAGCGACCACGAAGAGGCCTATGCCGAAACCGACAGCCAGGCGATTTCCTATACGGCAGGGGTTCCCGCAGTGGCCGCCGCCATGCTGATCGCCCGGGGCGAGTGGGATTGCCACCACATGGCCAATGTCGAAGAACTGCCCCCCGTGCCGTTCATCGACCTGCTGGGCCGCATGGGCCTGCCGACGCGGGTTCGGGATGCGCAGGGAGACCGGGCCTTCAACCCGGCGGAGTTCCGCACCTCACGGAGCCGAACCGCGCAGGTCGGCGGCGCCTGA
- a CDS encoding histidine kinase dimerization/phosphoacceptor domain -containing protein — MPNRTPHVLYIDDDPGLARLIEKAMQRRGYLFSHAETAEAGLDLMRKGGIDVVALDHYLPTGTGLDVLNGMEGIEDRPSVVYCTGSAETAVAIAALKAGATDFVQKTLDADFMELLLAAIDHAIDRVKLNRAKAKAERDTQEARERAEMLLGEVNHRVANSLAMVAALVGLQANAVEDPEAKRALSETQARIQAIAGVHRHLYTSDDVRSVQVGDYLNGLIADIENSIQSQGHTASIRVKVEPFNLPTEKVASLGVIVTELVTNAIKYAYAERDPGEVRVHMSRASGEVHLAVEDDGIGWAGTGKPKGTGLGSRIVKAMAMSLDARVNYGEGPGTKVIVTFPA; from the coding sequence ATGCCCAACCGCACCCCGCATGTCCTCTATATTGACGACGATCCAGGCCTGGCCCGCCTGATCGAGAAAGCCATGCAGCGGCGCGGCTATCTGTTCTCCCATGCGGAGACGGCTGAGGCGGGGCTCGACCTCATGCGCAAGGGCGGCATCGACGTTGTTGCCCTCGATCACTACCTGCCGACCGGCACCGGGCTGGACGTGCTCAATGGCATGGAAGGGATCGAGGATCGCCCCTCGGTTGTTTACTGCACCGGTTCGGCCGAGACGGCGGTGGCCATTGCCGCGCTGAAGGCCGGCGCGACGGATTTCGTGCAGAAGACGCTCGATGCCGACTTCATGGAACTGCTGCTGGCGGCCATCGATCATGCTATAGATCGGGTGAAGCTCAACCGCGCCAAGGCCAAGGCCGAGCGCGACACCCAGGAGGCCCGCGAGCGCGCCGAGATGCTGCTCGGCGAGGTCAATCACCGGGTTGCCAATTCCCTGGCCATGGTCGCTGCCCTTGTCGGCCTGCAGGCCAATGCGGTCGAGGATCCCGAGGCCAAGCGGGCGCTCAGCGAGACGCAGGCCCGTATCCAGGCCATCGCCGGTGTGCACCGGCATCTCTACACCTCAGATGACGTCCGCTCGGTGCAGGTCGGGGATTATCTCAATGGCCTGATCGCCGACATCGAGAACTCCATCCAGTCCCAGGGACACACCGCGAGCATCAGGGTCAAGGTCGAACCCTTCAACCTGCCGACCGAGAAGGTGGCTTCCCTGGGCGTGATCGTGACCGAACTGGTCACCAATGCCATCAAATATGCCTATGCCGAGCGCGATCCCGGCGAAGTCCGCGTTCACATGTCGCGCGCATCCGGTGAGGTCCACCTGGCGGTCGAGGACGACGGCATCGGCTGGGCGGGTACAGGCAAGCCCAAGGGCACCGGCCTCGGCAGCCGCATCGTCAAGGCCATGGCCATGAGCCTCGACGCCCGGGTCAATTATGGCGAGGGGCCCGGTACCAAGGTCATCGTGACCTTCCCGGCCTGA
- a CDS encoding IS1595 family transposase, with protein MFDLSNPIYQNPEAAREHLEAIQWPAGPVCPHCGNVDRARIKKLEGKSTRPGVYKCNECRKPFSVTVGTVFERSKIPLHKWVAATHLMAASKKGISAHQLHRMLGVTYKTAWFMEHRIREAMVVAPKDRGPMGGSGKTVEADETYFGPKDDQTPPARPAAQGPRTTKPKKGFYKRTVMALVERGGEVRSFHVEAANIQTVKEVLFRNVDRKSTLYTDQAQFYKQPGKDFDTHRSVNHSKDEYVRWEGEKVVHTNTIENVFSVFKRGMKGTYQHGGEAHLHRYLAEFDFRYNRRSAVGIEDNERHAMLLAAIRGKRLTYRRIGEASFA; from the coding sequence ATGTTTGACCTGTCGAACCCGATCTACCAGAACCCCGAAGCAGCCCGCGAACACCTGGAAGCAATCCAGTGGCCGGCTGGCCCCGTATGCCCGCACTGTGGCAACGTTGATCGGGCGCGTATCAAGAAGCTGGAAGGCAAGTCCACGCGCCCCGGCGTCTATAAGTGCAACGAATGCCGCAAGCCCTTCTCGGTCACTGTCGGCACCGTATTTGAGCGCTCCAAAATCCCGCTGCACAAGTGGGTTGCCGCTACGCACCTGATGGCCGCCAGCAAGAAGGGCATTTCGGCCCATCAATTGCACCGTATGCTGGGCGTGACCTACAAGACCGCTTGGTTCATGGAACATCGCATTCGTGAAGCGATGGTCGTCGCCCCGAAGGATCGCGGCCCCATGGGCGGTTCTGGCAAGACTGTCGAAGCCGACGAAACCTATTTCGGCCCCAAGGACGATCAGACGCCGCCCGCTCGACCTGCCGCTCAGGGTCCGCGCACGACCAAGCCAAAGAAGGGCTTCTACAAGCGCACCGTGATGGCCCTAGTCGAACGCGGCGGCGAAGTCCGTTCCTTCCATGTCGAGGCGGCCAATATCCAGACCGTGAAGGAAGTCCTGTTCCGCAACGTTGACCGCAAGTCCACGCTCTACACCGATCAGGCCCAGTTCTATAAGCAGCCCGGCAAGGACTTCGACACCCACCGTTCGGTCAACCATTCCAAGGATGAATACGTCCGTTGGGAAGGCGAGAAGGTTGTGCACACCAACACCATTGAGAACGTGTTCTCGGTATTCAAGCGCGGCATGAAGGGCACTTACCAGCATGGCGGCGAGGCTCACCTGCACCGCTATCTGGCCGAATTTGACTTCCGCTATAACCGCCGCTCGGCTGTAGGCATCGAGGATAACGAGCGCCATGCCATGTTGCTCGCTGCCATCCGTGGCAAGCGCCTCACCTATCGGCGGATTGGTGAAGCCAGTTTCGCTTAG
- the rsmH gene encoding 16S rRNA (cytosine(1402)-N(4))-methyltransferase RsmH, with product MGKPSLPETAAADGPHVPVLLDEVLSGLMPVAESRIVDGTFGAGGYSRALLEAGAHVIGIDRDPSVAPHVTALKADFPDRFNFVAGTFSELDTLAADFGPIHAVVLDIGVSSMQLDEADRGFSFMRDGPLDMRMSRAGESAADLVNTLPQDDLANLLYAFGEERKSRRIAQFIVAARADGPIATTLQLARIIEKAIGRKPGDAHPATRSFQALRIAVNGEFDQLVEGLFAAERLLGEGGRLAVVSFHSLEDRIVKRFFDPDKGAVQASRHLPQAAAEPRRWHPVAKAVKAGSAELGRNPRARSAVLRSAVRTALDARPVRPEGLGVPVVRGAA from the coding sequence ATGGGCAAACCATCCCTGCCAGAAACAGCGGCGGCGGACGGGCCACATGTGCCGGTGCTGCTGGACGAAGTGCTGTCCGGCCTCATGCCGGTGGCCGAAAGCCGCATCGTTGATGGAACATTCGGGGCAGGCGGCTATTCGCGGGCACTGCTTGAGGCTGGCGCGCATGTCATAGGCATTGACCGCGACCCGTCGGTGGCGCCCCATGTCACAGCGCTCAAAGCCGATTTCCCCGACCGGTTCAATTTCGTTGCCGGCACTTTTTCCGAACTCGATACGCTGGCCGCCGATTTCGGCCCCATCCATGCCGTCGTGCTGGATATCGGGGTGTCCTCGATGCAGCTCGACGAGGCCGATCGCGGTTTCTCGTTCATGCGAGATGGTCCGCTCGACATGCGCATGAGCCGCGCCGGTGAAAGTGCTGCGGACCTGGTCAATACCTTGCCACAAGACGATCTCGCCAACCTGCTCTATGCCTTTGGCGAGGAGCGCAAATCGCGCCGCATCGCCCAGTTCATTGTGGCGGCGCGTGCCGACGGCCCAATTGCAACCACCTTGCAACTGGCCCGCATTATCGAAAAGGCCATCGGCCGCAAGCCGGGTGATGCCCATCCCGCGACCCGCTCCTTCCAGGCCCTGCGGATTGCCGTCAACGGCGAGTTCGACCAGTTGGTCGAGGGACTTTTTGCTGCCGAACGACTGCTGGGCGAGGGCGGCCGGCTGGCCGTCGTCAGCTTCCATTCGCTTGAGGACCGCATCGTCAAGCGCTTCTTCGATCCCGACAAGGGTGCCGTCCAGGCGTCGCGACATCTGCCGCAGGCGGCCGCCGAACCACGCCGGTGGCACCCCGTGGCCAAGGCGGTGAAGGCCGGTTCGGCGGAGTTGGGACGCAATCCGCGCGCCCGTTCGGCAGTGCTGCGCAGTGCCGTGCGAACCGCATTGGATGCGCGCCCGGTCCGACCCGAGGGACTTGGCGTGCCGGTTGTTAGGGGTGCCGCATGA
- a CDS encoding penicillin-binding protein 2 codes for MAVIGDDFTPTIALDGARKQRGNLTQARIRWMMLALVIGFGLVGGRLVQLGMVESDQTIEGQARDVITATRPPILDRNGLEMAVDIRVPSLFAEPRRIVDVEEAVSKLRTVLPNLDEAWLRNRLTGDRGFVWVQRELTPAIQDAVMRLGIPGIDFITESKRFYPGMNEAAHILGSTNVDNQGISGIERHMDSESVALLQELGLARGNALTPVELSVDMRVQHVMHEQLVDAMTRYQAIAAAGVMLDIHTGEVIALASLPDFNPNEPATALVKDTFNRITSGIFEPGSIFKTVTMAGALDAGAVRITDQFDARYGIRFGRYTIDDFHGKHRILALPEVYKYSSNIGTIRVMQAMGKDSYRAFLSRMKFDERVQFELPEMRVPSVPKDFSEVGAATASFGHGLSVSPLHMVTAYAAFANGGNYIAPTLYKRSAAEAEPLYERVLQPRTSEYLRYLMRLNAISTGGSGSQMNKAALGYRVGGKTGTAEKVVDGRYSSSKVTNFFASAFPLDNPRYAMVIMVDEPKAENPQSGTTAGWNAGTITGRIVQRVAPMLGIAPDFSEMLDQQIVPAEVRQLYPEGF; via the coding sequence ATGGCCGTTATCGGAGACGACTTCACCCCGACCATTGCCCTGGACGGCGCCCGCAAGCAGCGCGGAAACCTGACCCAGGCGCGCATCCGCTGGATGATGCTGGCCCTGGTCATCGGTTTTGGCCTCGTGGGCGGACGCCTTGTGCAATTGGGCATGGTGGAATCCGACCAGACCATCGAGGGGCAGGCGCGCGATGTCATCACCGCCACCCGGCCGCCCATTCTCGATCGCAATGGCCTTGAAATGGCCGTCGATATCCGCGTGCCATCCCTGTTTGCCGAGCCGCGCCGCATTGTCGATGTCGAGGAGGCCGTCAGCAAGTTGCGGACCGTGCTGCCCAATCTCGACGAGGCCTGGCTGCGCAACCGGCTGACCGGGGACCGGGGCTTTGTCTGGGTGCAGCGCGAACTGACCCCGGCAATCCAGGATGCGGTGATGCGTCTGGGCATTCCCGGCATCGACTTCATCACCGAGTCCAAGCGCTTCTATCCCGGCATGAACGAGGCCGCGCACATTCTCGGCTCCACCAATGTCGACAATCAGGGCATTTCCGGCATCGAGCGCCATATGGACAGCGAGTCCGTCGCGCTGCTGCAGGAACTGGGCCTGGCGCGCGGCAATGCGCTGACCCCGGTCGAGCTGAGTGTCGACATGCGCGTGCAGCATGTCATGCACGAACAGCTTGTCGATGCCATGACCCGGTATCAGGCGATCGCCGCGGCGGGCGTGATGCTCGATATTCACACCGGCGAAGTCATTGCCCTGGCCTCGCTGCCGGATTTCAATCCGAACGAACCCGCGACCGCCCTGGTCAAGGACACGTTCAACCGCATCACCTCGGGCATTTTCGAGCCGGGCTCCATCTTCAAGACGGTGACCATGGCCGGGGCGCTGGATGCAGGCGCGGTTCGCATCACAGATCAGTTCGACGCGCGCTACGGCATCCGCTTCGGGCGCTATACGATCGACGATTTCCACGGCAAGCACCGCATCCTGGCGCTGCCGGAAGTCTATAAGTACTCGTCCAATATCGGCACGATCCGGGTCATGCAGGCCATGGGCAAGGACAGTTACCGGGCCTTTCTCAGCCGCATGAAGTTTGACGAGCGTGTGCAGTTCGAGCTGCCGGAAATGCGCGTTCCCAGCGTGCCCAAGGACTTTTCCGAGGTCGGTGCGGCCACGGCGTCTTTCGGGCACGGCTTGTCCGTTTCGCCGCTGCACATGGTCACGGCCTACGCCGCCTTCGCCAATGGCGGCAATTACATCGCGCCGACCCTCTACAAGCGCAGCGCCGCCGAAGCGGAGCCGCTTTATGAGCGCGTCTTGCAGCCCAGGACCAGCGAATATCTGCGCTACCTGATGCGCCTCAATGCCATTTCGACCGGCGGCTCCGGCTCGCAGATGAACAAGGCCGCCCTGGGCTATCGCGTGGGTGGCAAGACCGGCACCGCCGAAAAGGTGGTGGATGGCCGCTATTCGTCCAGCAAGGTCACCAACTTCTTCGCTTCGGCCTTTCCGCTCGACAATCCGCGCTATGCCATGGTCATCATGGTCGATGAGCCCAAGGCCGAAAATCCGCAATCGGGCACCACGGCCGGCTGGAATGCCGGCACGATTACCGGGCGCATCGTTCAGCGCGTCGCGCCCATGCTCGGCATTGCCCCCGATTTCAGTGAAATGCTCGACCAGCAGATCGTGCCTGCCGAAGTGCGGCAACTCTATCCAGAAGGATTCTGA
- a CDS encoding response regulator, producing the protein MNDGRPVTIIMVEDDEGHARLIEKNIRRAGVGNEIVPFANGTDALAYLLGPDGSGAVNKGRQLLVLLDLNLPDMTGIDILEKVKANEHTRRSPVVVLTTTDDQREIQRCYDLGANVYITKPVDYEGFANAIRQLGLFFSVMQVPEAD; encoded by the coding sequence ATGAACGACGGCCGTCCGGTGACCATCATCATGGTCGAAGACGATGAGGGCCATGCCCGTCTCATCGAGAAAAACATCCGCCGCGCCGGAGTCGGCAATGAAATCGTGCCCTTTGCCAATGGCACCGATGCGCTGGCCTACCTGCTGGGACCGGATGGTTCTGGCGCAGTCAACAAGGGCCGTCAGCTCCTCGTGCTGCTCGACCTCAACCTGCCCGACATGACCGGCATCGACATCCTGGAAAAGGTCAAGGCCAACGAGCATACGCGCCGCTCGCCGGTCGTGGTGCTGACCACCACCGACGATCAGCGGGAAATCCAGCGCTGCTATGACCTCGGCGCCAATGTCTACATCACCAAGCCCGTCGACTATGAAGGCTTTGCCAACGCCATCCGGCAGTTGGGGCTGTTCTTCTCGGTGATGCAGGTTCCGGAGGCGGACTGA